In the genome of Fuerstiella sp., one region contains:
- the sppA gene encoding signal peptide peptidase SppA has translation MIRMIRPAITLALLCSVGLVRADETKHQTPSAVRNNRTRTVVPVFRLSGAIPERPVPEDFPFAFGDRQSESLHSLLTRLAKAKDDQNVPAIVLQPGNITIGRAQLEELVRSVEAIKDAGKKVHVHTDLFSTAELALISHASEVSMVPTGHMFITGLYGEQVFLRGLLDKIGVVPDYFTCGDYKSAAEMFMRHEPSDESAEMSQWLYDSIWDNTVSMIAGGRGVTTEQAQEWIDQGVFTAERAAEAGIIDVVEHHQDFERRLKDLYGDRLKFDRRYARKSSTEIDFSSPFGMLSFYAELLAPSKPRRSKKPGVAIVYLEGAIMPGSSGSNPLLADAAAFSDDIRRALDEAAEDDAVKAVVFRVNSPGGSAVASEVILNASRRVAANKPLIVSMGDVAASGGYYVACGTDTIFAEASTITGSIGVVVGKFATTAMWDRLGIRFTPVKRGRNAAMLSSAEVFSDSERTAIRSYMDETYEVFKGHVTRSRGDRLSQPIDEIAGGRVYSGRQAQELGLVDHMGGLNDAIALAAEKAELKPGYDVRIVPRPKNFMQQLMNDMTGPEDDGKNLSLNQMQIPAALEAALPLLQRLDLRRVTAIKQALLQLLVLQKERVSLTMPIITN, from the coding sequence ATGATACGAATGATCCGGCCGGCAATCACGCTGGCATTGCTGTGTTCCGTTGGTCTGGTCCGCGCGGATGAGACAAAACATCAGACGCCGTCTGCTGTCAGGAACAATCGCACAAGAACGGTTGTTCCCGTGTTTCGACTGTCGGGAGCCATTCCCGAACGGCCCGTGCCGGAAGATTTTCCGTTTGCCTTTGGTGACCGGCAGTCCGAATCCCTGCACAGCCTGCTGACACGTCTGGCGAAGGCCAAAGACGATCAGAACGTTCCGGCCATCGTGCTGCAGCCTGGTAACATCACCATCGGACGGGCTCAACTCGAAGAACTCGTGCGGTCGGTGGAAGCAATTAAGGACGCAGGGAAAAAGGTTCACGTCCATACGGATTTGTTTTCCACCGCTGAACTGGCTCTGATCAGTCACGCCAGTGAAGTCAGCATGGTGCCAACCGGCCACATGTTTATCACGGGGCTGTACGGGGAACAGGTCTTCCTGAGGGGACTGCTGGACAAAATCGGCGTGGTACCGGACTACTTCACCTGCGGGGACTACAAGAGTGCCGCCGAAATGTTCATGCGGCATGAACCCAGTGATGAGTCTGCGGAAATGTCGCAGTGGTTGTACGACAGCATTTGGGACAACACGGTTTCCATGATTGCCGGCGGTCGGGGAGTGACGACTGAACAGGCGCAGGAATGGATTGATCAGGGGGTGTTCACGGCAGAACGTGCGGCTGAGGCCGGAATCATCGATGTGGTGGAACATCATCAGGATTTTGAGAGACGACTTAAAGATCTGTATGGTGACAGACTGAAGTTTGACCGTCGCTATGCCAGGAAATCGTCAACTGAAATCGATTTTTCTTCTCCCTTCGGAATGCTGAGTTTCTATGCCGAACTGCTGGCTCCCTCAAAGCCGCGCCGCAGCAAAAAACCGGGGGTCGCCATTGTCTATCTGGAAGGCGCCATTATGCCGGGCAGCAGTGGCAGTAACCCGCTTCTGGCAGACGCTGCCGCGTTCTCTGATGACATCCGCCGGGCACTTGACGAAGCGGCAGAAGACGATGCCGTCAAGGCTGTCGTGTTTCGAGTCAATTCGCCTGGTGGATCCGCGGTGGCCAGCGAAGTGATTCTGAATGCGTCCCGGCGTGTGGCCGCCAACAAACCGCTGATCGTGTCCATGGGAGATGTGGCAGCCAGTGGAGGTTATTACGTGGCCTGCGGTACGGACACCATCTTTGCGGAGGCTTCAACGATCACCGGTTCCATCGGTGTTGTGGTGGGCAAATTCGCCACCACGGCAATGTGGGACAGGCTGGGGATCCGTTTTACCCCCGTCAAACGCGGAAGGAATGCGGCCATGCTGAGTTCCGCGGAAGTGTTCTCTGATTCAGAACGAACGGCGATTCGAAGTTATATGGATGAAACGTACGAAGTCTTTAAAGGCCACGTGACCCGCAGTCGCGGCGATCGACTTAGTCAGCCCATCGATGAGATCGCCGGTGGACGTGTGTACAGCGGCAGACAGGCTCAGGAACTTGGCTTGGTCGACCACATGGGGGGATTGAACGATGCCATTGCTCTGGCTGCAGAAAAAGCAGAGCTCAAACCAGGTTACGATGTGCGTATTGTGCCGCGGCCGAAGAATTTCATGCAGCAGCTGATGAATGACATGACGGGCCCTGAGGATGACGGGAAGAATTTATCATTGAACCAAATGCAGATCCCGGCGGCTCTGGAGGCTGCCCTGCCGCTGCTGCAGCGGCTTGACCTTCGACGTGTCACCGCCATTAAACAGGCTCTGCTGCAGTTACTCGTACTGCAAAAGGAGCGAGTGTCACTCACCATGCCGATCATCACAAACTGA
- a CDS encoding succinylglutamate desuccinylase/aspartoacylase family protein, whose amino-acid sequence MNQRQEFDFDRLPAGTKQAYRLTVNVRESCDLADTIEMISGDLCLNESIQSEIDRAFRDGTLSIPVLAVRGSHPGQTLVTTAGIHGDEYEGMEAIHRTFDALDPSSVSGTFVAVPAVTLPAYWMACRVNPLDGRNMARVFPGTTDGSASQRLAARLLDRVLRHASLYIDLHSAGRGSHWVTLCGYSDYGSQVSTARAAARCFGAPFIWEHPHDPQTGGRTLSATNELGIPSLYTEARGGGHARPEDVDCYTRGLANLLQYLDIADLPVAGRPESYSPTELCGSGNTDTALRVSRAGLAWMQVQPGDRIRAGQKIAYVRDLEGNIIEEVASPQDAFVVGVRAMPRVFAGDSLVILT is encoded by the coding sequence ATGAATCAGCGACAGGAATTTGACTTTGATCGGCTGCCTGCCGGTACCAAACAGGCCTACCGGTTAACGGTGAACGTTCGGGAATCGTGTGATCTCGCAGACACCATCGAAATGATTTCCGGTGACCTGTGTCTGAACGAAAGCATTCAAAGTGAAATCGACCGTGCGTTTCGTGACGGGACTCTTTCCATCCCGGTACTGGCGGTTCGCGGATCTCATCCGGGTCAAACCCTGGTGACCACCGCCGGAATACACGGCGACGAATATGAAGGCATGGAAGCCATTCATCGAACCTTTGATGCACTCGACCCGTCTTCAGTAAGCGGAACTTTCGTCGCCGTTCCGGCGGTAACGCTTCCCGCCTACTGGATGGCCTGTCGGGTCAATCCTCTGGACGGACGCAACATGGCTCGTGTCTTTCCGGGTACGACGGATGGAAGTGCCAGTCAGCGTCTGGCCGCTCGCCTGCTGGATCGTGTCCTGCGTCACGCCAGCCTGTATATTGATCTACACAGTGCCGGTCGAGGATCACACTGGGTGACTTTATGCGGGTACTCCGACTATGGCAGTCAGGTCAGTACGGCTCGCGCAGCCGCCAGATGTTTTGGGGCACCTTTCATCTGGGAGCATCCCCACGATCCGCAGACCGGCGGTCGTACGCTCTCGGCGACCAACGAGCTGGGGATTCCGTCGCTTTATACCGAAGCCCGCGGCGGGGGTCATGCACGGCCTGAAGATGTCGACTGTTACACTCGGGGCCTCGCCAATCTGTTGCAGTATCTGGACATCGCGGATCTGCCGGTTGCCGGCCGCCCTGAATCGTACAGCCCGACAGAACTGTGCGGATCGGGCAACACCGACACAGCACTTCGTGTTTCCCGGGCCGGGCTGGCCTGGATGCAGGTGCAGCCGGGAGACCGCATCCGCGCCGGTCAGAAGATCGCCTACGTTCGTGACCTGGAAGGCAACATCATTGAGGAAGTCGCCAGTCCGCAGGATGCATTCGTGGTGGGAGTCCGGGCCATGCCGCGTGTTTTTGCCGGCGATAGTCTGGTGATACTGACTTAA
- a CDS encoding Gfo/Idh/MocA family oxidoreductase codes for MAGNNASTRRDFLTSTSAAAGALALPVWWRKNATAQVPASDRIVLGAIGTGVYTNRYTGSGDHPGRGMTIALQAATLGETVAVADVNLKHGEFFKNHLNKDIEVFQDYRKLLDRKDIDAVTIGTPDHWHVKVAIDALRAGKHVYCEKPVSLTVDEGRQLNQVVRDTGLVFQVGTQQRSEFGRDFLKAVAIARSGRLGDKLHALVSVGTGTQGGPFATSDPPAELDWDMWLGPTPAVPYCKERCDYDFRWWLEYSGGQVTDWGVHHMDIALWALGLENTGPVSISGHGSYPNIPNGYNVAVDFDCSLTFADGQVCRLYSGKNELILAGDQGRIRVNRGGLTGKPVEELTAADEDRINDQIIQLCHGKDPSGENGNDDRAGAHMHNFFDCIRDGGLTISDPFTHHRSVSVCHLANIAMILDRKLTFDPQKETFTDDSQATAMLKREQRPEYSIYA; via the coding sequence ATGGCAGGCAATAATGCATCCACTCGTCGTGATTTTCTGACATCAACGTCTGCAGCGGCCGGGGCCCTGGCCCTGCCGGTCTGGTGGCGAAAGAACGCGACCGCTCAGGTGCCGGCCAGTGACCGCATTGTGCTGGGTGCGATCGGCACGGGTGTGTATACAAATCGTTACACGGGGTCCGGCGATCATCCGGGCCGCGGCATGACGATTGCCCTGCAGGCAGCGACTTTGGGAGAAACGGTCGCCGTGGCAGACGTTAACCTGAAGCATGGTGAGTTCTTCAAAAATCATTTGAACAAAGACATTGAGGTCTTTCAGGACTACCGAAAACTGCTGGATCGGAAAGACATCGATGCGGTGACAATCGGTACACCGGATCACTGGCACGTGAAGGTGGCCATCGACGCTTTGCGTGCCGGCAAACATGTGTACTGTGAAAAGCCCGTCAGTCTGACCGTGGACGAGGGCCGGCAGCTGAATCAGGTTGTCAGAGATACGGGTTTGGTGTTTCAGGTGGGAACGCAGCAGCGCAGTGAGTTTGGTCGGGATTTTCTAAAAGCGGTTGCCATCGCCCGCAGTGGTCGACTGGGTGACAAACTGCACGCACTTGTTTCGGTTGGAACCGGGACCCAGGGAGGTCCGTTTGCAACATCCGATCCGCCGGCCGAACTCGACTGGGACATGTGGCTTGGTCCGACACCTGCGGTACCGTACTGCAAAGAACGCTGTGACTACGATTTCCGCTGGTGGCTGGAATACTCAGGAGGTCAGGTCACCGACTGGGGTGTCCATCACATGGATATCGCTTTGTGGGCTCTTGGCCTGGAAAACACGGGGCCTGTGAGTATTTCAGGTCACGGCAGTTATCCGAACATTCCAAACGGCTACAACGTGGCCGTCGATTTTGACTGCAGCCTGACTTTTGCCGACGGACAGGTGTGCCGTCTTTACAGTGGCAAAAACGAACTGATCCTCGCGGGGGATCAGGGTCGGATTCGGGTCAACCGCGGCGGGTTAACCGGAAAACCGGTGGAAGAACTGACGGCGGCTGACGAAGACCGGATTAACGACCAGATCATTCAGTTGTGTCACGGGAAGGATCCGTCCGGAGAAAACGGAAATGACGACAGGGCCGGAGCTCACATGCACAACTTCTTCGACTGTATCAGAGATGGCGGTCTGACGATTTCCGATCCGTTTACACATCATCGGTCGGTGAGTGTCTGCCATCTGGCAAACATCGCCATGATCCTGGACCGAAAGCTGACCTTTGATCCCCAAAAAGAAACCTTCACCGACGACAGTCAGGCCACTGCGATGCTCAAGCGCGAGCAGCGGCCTGAGTATTCCATTTATGCCTGA
- a CDS encoding substrate-binding domain-containing protein yields MIGFIRQARQTGTIFRVTSLVSCLLLLGCADSEPLTGDRSDSSATSAGESLRIGMMPKLMGISFFDATGRGAKEAAAELGVELIYDGPTESRSEDQIRMLDGWVAQGFDVIAVAPNDPDGVARTLKNAQEAGVTVVTWDTDANPQTSKRPIFVNQCVPESIGYALTDVMAEGIKRRGGDLAGDYLIVSGTATAANQNVWMEFMRRRIEEKYPEIKLLEPLYPGEDHQKSQEQAAEAVAANPDIKGIWGITSVSLPAVAKVVRDAGKAQQIFVTGLSLPNTMREYVKDGTIDEFVLFSPVDLGYLTVHVARRMANGGLEPGTYDFGRLKEIEVRDGQAILGPPLIFSQANIDDFDF; encoded by the coding sequence ATGATCGGATTCATTCGTCAAGCTCGTCAAACCGGAACCATTTTTCGGGTGACTTCTCTGGTGTCATGCCTGCTGCTGTTGGGATGCGCCGATTCCGAACCGTTGACCGGTGACCGTTCGGATTCCTCTGCAACGTCTGCCGGTGAATCACTGCGAATCGGGATGATGCCCAAATTGATGGGCATCAGTTTTTTTGATGCGACCGGTCGGGGAGCAAAAGAAGCGGCTGCTGAACTCGGTGTGGAATTGATTTATGACGGGCCAACCGAATCACGTTCTGAAGATCAGATCCGCATGTTGGACGGCTGGGTGGCTCAGGGATTCGACGTGATTGCGGTCGCTCCCAACGATCCGGACGGCGTGGCCCGCACTCTGAAAAATGCACAGGAAGCCGGTGTGACTGTGGTGACCTGGGATACCGACGCAAATCCGCAAACATCCAAACGCCCGATCTTTGTCAATCAATGCGTCCCCGAATCAATCGGTTACGCGCTGACGGACGTGATGGCGGAAGGCATCAAACGTCGCGGCGGAGACCTGGCCGGTGATTATCTGATCGTCAGTGGAACGGCGACGGCAGCCAATCAAAACGTGTGGATGGAGTTCATGCGACGTCGTATTGAAGAAAAATATCCCGAAATCAAACTCCTTGAACCGCTGTATCCGGGAGAAGATCATCAAAAATCACAGGAACAGGCAGCAGAAGCTGTGGCGGCGAATCCTGACATCAAAGGCATCTGGGGAATTACTTCGGTGTCACTGCCCGCGGTTGCAAAGGTGGTTCGCGATGCCGGCAAAGCCCAACAGATTTTCGTCACGGGTCTGAGTCTGCCGAACACCATGCGGGAATACGTTAAGGACGGTACCATTGACGAATTTGTACTGTTCAGCCCGGTCGATCTGGGGTACCTCACCGTCCACGTGGCCCGCCGCATGGCAAATGGTGGCCTCGAACCGGGTACCTATGACTTCGGTCGCCTCAAAGAGATCGAAGTCCGTGACGGACAGGCCATTCTCGGGCCGCCACTGATCTTCAGTCAGGCCAACATCGACGATTTTGATTTCTGA
- a CDS encoding ATP-binding cassette domain-containing protein: protein MTEPPAAVLRLVDVTKTYPGVVAVDSVSFDLRSGEVHAIVGENGAGKSTLINLISGVLQPDSGMVLLDDHEVRLTNPVEARRRGIVTVHQEAELFPTLSIAENRGLVLGLPTGRFGLVDWKALRDSSQAAVDRIGEPIDVDAPADRLSVARRHMIQVAAAVTQESRIVILDEPTSALSTAESEWLFTQITRLKTAGAGIIYISHRQDEIFRLADRISVLRDGQAVWTGAKSELNRNRLVELMVGRDQPAAANPNVDTAQHQKQKSVAADPPPARLQIKGLSDADGQVRNVSLTVAAGEVLGVYGLVGAGRTELAHCVFGLKPIAAGQVEVDGRRQAIRSPGHALDAGIAYLPEDRLRQGICRGLSVRANCVLAGLWRRGSGLLAIPGPERAATNEIVRRLDVRLNSMEQSIGDLSGGNQQKVVLGRWLLNEPRVLILDEPTRGVDVAAKVEIHRRLRNLAHGGCAVLLISSELPEIMQNSDRIIVFCEGSVSGEFDPRQASPSDVAGAALPAATQTSSGTDSDSPVSTTVTRSAVQTRPSRVRSLRSGNEFGLAVVTLGLWLCLAAGSTGSQDIMSGLTNLATYAPLWALLGLSAACVIIAGGIDISIGSVVALSAVCCGRVLQLDVSDVLRIPLAVGVGILVGTAGGLLNASISLIGRVHPIVVTLGTMTVYRGLVIVILGGTALTGLPGSFTRLAVDPGTGFRGILAISAVVVCLTAVWLKCSPSGRHLYAFGSSPVASRLAGISQTRVWLTAFGVSGALAGLAGVLELSLNTQMQARLGAGWELQAIAIAVIGGVAITGGRGSVPGVVLAAILLRLVNSALVRWGVSGPKVDLVVGTLLLAAVLLDLVWRRRRQ from the coding sequence GTGACCGAGCCGCCCGCTGCCGTTTTGCGACTTGTTGATGTCACGAAGACATATCCCGGTGTCGTCGCTGTCGATTCCGTGTCGTTCGATCTGCGGAGTGGCGAAGTCCACGCGATCGTGGGTGAAAATGGTGCTGGAAAAAGTACGCTGATCAACCTGATTTCCGGAGTCCTCCAGCCCGATTCCGGCATGGTGTTGCTGGATGATCACGAAGTCAGACTGACGAATCCTGTTGAAGCTCGCAGACGCGGCATCGTGACAGTCCATCAGGAAGCCGAGCTGTTTCCCACGCTGTCGATTGCTGAGAACAGGGGCTTGGTGCTGGGTCTGCCAACCGGACGATTCGGGCTGGTCGACTGGAAAGCCTTGCGGGACTCGTCGCAGGCTGCTGTTGACCGGATCGGCGAACCGATCGATGTCGACGCGCCGGCTGATCGACTGAGTGTCGCCCGCCGCCACATGATTCAGGTGGCCGCGGCTGTGACTCAGGAATCACGCATTGTAATACTTGACGAGCCGACAAGCGCTCTGTCCACGGCAGAATCCGAATGGCTGTTCACGCAGATCACACGACTCAAAACGGCAGGTGCCGGGATCATCTACATCTCGCATCGGCAGGACGAGATTTTTCGACTGGCCGATCGGATTTCCGTACTTCGGGACGGACAGGCCGTGTGGACCGGAGCCAAATCGGAACTGAACAGAAACCGTCTGGTGGAATTGATGGTTGGCAGAGACCAGCCAGCTGCAGCAAACCCGAATGTTGATACCGCACAGCATCAAAAGCAAAAATCGGTTGCCGCAGATCCTCCGCCGGCGCGGCTTCAGATCAAAGGACTCAGCGATGCAGACGGTCAGGTTCGTAATGTGAGTCTTACCGTGGCCGCAGGCGAAGTCTTGGGAGTGTATGGACTGGTGGGGGCCGGGCGTACAGAACTGGCACACTGTGTGTTTGGGCTGAAACCGATTGCCGCCGGTCAGGTGGAAGTCGACGGCCGCCGTCAGGCCATTCGTTCACCCGGACACGCACTGGACGCCGGGATTGCCTACCTGCCGGAAGATCGACTGAGACAGGGCATCTGTCGAGGTCTGTCTGTTCGGGCAAATTGCGTGCTGGCCGGCTTATGGCGTCGGGGATCCGGGCTGCTTGCAATCCCCGGCCCCGAACGTGCTGCAACCAATGAGATTGTGCGCCGACTGGACGTGCGGCTGAATTCGATGGAGCAGTCAATTGGCGACCTTTCGGGTGGGAATCAGCAAAAAGTCGTACTGGGACGCTGGCTGCTGAATGAGCCCCGAGTGCTGATCCTGGACGAGCCAACCCGAGGGGTCGATGTTGCCGCCAAAGTTGAAATCCACCGGCGACTCCGCAATCTGGCCCACGGCGGCTGCGCGGTACTGTTAATCAGTTCAGAGCTGCCGGAGATCATGCAAAACAGTGACCGGATTATCGTGTTTTGTGAAGGTTCGGTCTCCGGCGAATTCGATCCGCGACAGGCGTCGCCGTCCGACGTTGCCGGTGCAGCACTTCCGGCGGCAACGCAGACGTCGTCCGGAACTGATTCTGACAGTCCTGTGAGTACAACTGTCACACGATCGGCTGTTCAGACCCGCCCGTCCCGTGTCCGCTCGCTGCGTTCAGGAAATGAATTCGGACTGGCGGTGGTGACGCTTGGTCTGTGGCTTTGTCTGGCCGCCGGCAGCACCGGTTCGCAAGACATTATGTCAGGGCTCACGAATCTCGCGACATACGCTCCGCTGTGGGCACTTCTGGGACTTTCCGCCGCATGTGTGATCATCGCCGGCGGAATCGACATTTCCATTGGCTCCGTGGTTGCCCTGTCGGCGGTGTGCTGCGGCCGGGTGCTGCAGCTTGATGTCTCTGATGTCCTGCGAATCCCCCTGGCGGTGGGGGTCGGGATTCTGGTTGGTACGGCCGGAGGTCTTCTGAACGCGTCGATTTCGCTGATTGGGCGTGTGCATCCGATTGTGGTCACCCTGGGCACGATGACGGTTTACCGAGGCCTTGTCATTGTGATTTTGGGCGGCACGGCACTCACCGGACTACCCGGCAGCTTCACTCGACTTGCCGTCGATCCTGGCACCGGCTTTCGCGGCATTCTGGCAATCTCGGCTGTTGTCGTGTGTCTCACCGCAGTCTGGCTGAAGTGCTCCCCGTCGGGACGTCATTTGTACGCGTTTGGTTCTTCACCCGTCGCTTCGCGTCTGGCAGGTATCTCACAGACCCGCGTGTGGCTGACCGCGTTTGGCGTGAGTGGTGCCCTGGCCGGTCTGGCGGGAGTACTGGAATTGTCACTGAATACACAGATGCAGGCTCGTCTGGGAGCAGGATGGGAACTGCAGGCCATCGCCATTGCCGTCATCGGCGGAGTGGCCATCACCGGTGGTCGTGGTTCTGTTCCTGGGGTGGTCCTGGCCGCCATCCTGCTGAGGCTGGTCAACAGTGCGCTGGTGCGCTGGGGCGTTTCGGGACCAAAAGTTGATTTGGTGGTGGGTACACTGCTGCTTGCCGCCGTTCTGCTGGATCTGGTTTGGAGACGTCGTCGCCAATGA
- a CDS encoding porin, whose translation MLNQSWKTVLASAVIIGGCCFSAPSYAGGLFSGSGNLLTDQLAKLSCCGESACGDESSCSLSECGEGCCTTGAGGITFGGWTQVGYHNGEDGVFNDESGNINLHQGWLYAERVADGRNGLDFGFRADVMYGIDADDTDSDGNNPGNWDYRNGFDHGPYGFALPQLYVEMASGDLSVKAGHFFSIMGYERVTSPDNFFYSRSKSLDWIEPRTHTGALGTYAVSCDTNVYAGWTLGWDTGFDQREGGSNFLGGFSTAVTDNATFTYVTTAGDMGREGEGYGHMLLLDIAVTCKLNYVIQSDFQDMEESDGDIDNDVAITQYLFYDVNDTFSVGGRFEWIDDDGASQFQTTLGVNVRPTDNIVIRPEVRFQPDTNVDGRDDAVFGVDAILVF comes from the coding sequence ATGTTGAATCAATCATGGAAGACAGTTCTTGCGAGTGCTGTCATCATTGGAGGGTGCTGTTTTTCTGCGCCTTCATATGCCGGCGGACTTTTCTCCGGTTCAGGTAATCTGCTGACCGATCAGCTGGCAAAACTGAGCTGCTGCGGTGAATCGGCATGCGGTGACGAATCGTCGTGCTCTCTTTCCGAATGCGGTGAAGGTTGCTGCACGACCGGTGCCGGCGGGATCACATTCGGTGGCTGGACCCAGGTGGGCTATCACAATGGCGAGGACGGTGTGTTTAACGATGAATCAGGCAACATCAACCTGCATCAGGGGTGGCTCTACGCCGAAAGAGTGGCTGACGGTCGAAATGGTCTTGATTTTGGTTTCCGCGCCGACGTCATGTACGGTATCGATGCAGACGACACGGATTCAGATGGTAACAATCCCGGCAACTGGGATTACAGAAACGGATTCGACCACGGCCCGTACGGATTTGCGCTTCCTCAGCTGTACGTTGAAATGGCCAGTGGCGACTTAAGCGTCAAGGCTGGTCACTTCTTTTCGATCATGGGTTATGAACGGGTGACTTCTCCGGACAACTTCTTCTACAGTCGTTCCAAGTCTCTGGACTGGATTGAACCCCGAACTCATACGGGTGCCCTGGGTACCTATGCCGTGTCTTGTGACACCAATGTTTATGCCGGGTGGACCCTGGGCTGGGATACCGGCTTTGATCAGCGTGAAGGCGGCAGTAACTTCCTTGGTGGTTTCAGTACGGCTGTAACGGATAATGCGACGTTCACCTACGTCACAACAGCCGGCGACATGGGCCGTGAGGGAGAAGGCTACGGTCACATGCTGTTGCTGGATATTGCTGTAACATGCAAACTGAACTATGTGATTCAGAGCGACTTCCAGGATATGGAAGAATCGGATGGTGACATTGACAATGACGTGGCAATCACTCAGTACCTGTTCTACGACGTGAACGATACCTTCTCCGTGGGTGGTCGCTTTGAATGGATTGACGACGATGGCGCAAGTCAGTTCCAAACGACTCTGGGCGTGAATGTCAGGCCCACAGACAACATCGTGATTCGTCCTGAAGTTCGGTTTCAACCCGATACCAATGTTGATGGAAGGGACGATGCGGTGTTCGGTGTCGATGCCATTCTGGTCTTCTGA
- a CDS encoding ABC transporter permease → MVTRAPTLLARTAGLVPWMLLTAAVWMVAANAQNPRYLWTVFSPWAEVGCLAVVMTPIILTGGIDLSVGSIVALSGMVLGVLWHDAEWPIWMATLAAVFTGTLAGSLNGWLVVIGMPPLVATLATMAFFRGLAMAISNAQQVDRFPETFTDLTRIQGIPIQFWLLLVTVITCFVVVHFSRFGRSCFAIGDNRTASRFAAVPVARVEWLLYSVSGLMCALVAISNAIKQDVVLPDAQMGVELSAIACVVIGGTLITGGRGGVLRTVLGLAVVSNLDVGLNFLSSRISWLTGESRLIVIGVLLMVVAVLNEKATRDKDRSALLTSGRGQNG, encoded by the coding sequence ATGGTAACTCGTGCGCCAACACTCCTGGCCCGTACGGCCGGATTGGTACCGTGGATGCTGTTGACGGCCGCTGTGTGGATGGTGGCCGCCAATGCCCAAAATCCCCGATATCTGTGGACCGTCTTTTCACCCTGGGCGGAAGTTGGCTGTCTGGCCGTCGTGATGACACCCATTATCCTCACCGGTGGCATCGATCTGTCAGTCGGTTCGATCGTGGCTCTGTCGGGAATGGTGCTGGGAGTCCTGTGGCATGATGCGGAATGGCCGATCTGGATGGCCACCCTCGCAGCCGTGTTCACAGGCACTCTGGCAGGTTCACTGAATGGCTGGCTGGTTGTGATCGGGATGCCTCCGCTGGTGGCGACTTTGGCCACGATGGCCTTCTTTCGCGGACTTGCCATGGCCATTTCCAATGCACAGCAGGTGGACCGGTTTCCGGAAACCTTTACTGATCTGACAAGGATCCAGGGAATCCCGATTCAGTTCTGGCTGCTTCTGGTGACTGTGATCACGTGCTTTGTTGTTGTTCATTTTTCCCGGTTCGGCCGGTCGTGTTTCGCGATTGGCGACAACCGGACTGCCAGTCGGTTTGCTGCGGTTCCCGTCGCACGAGTGGAATGGCTGTTGTATTCGGTCAGCGGACTGATGTGCGCGTTGGTTGCGATTTCCAACGCAATCAAACAGGATGTCGTGTTGCCGGATGCGCAGATGGGAGTCGAACTGAGTGCAATTGCCTGTGTCGTCATTGGAGGCACGTTGATTACCGGTGGACGCGGAGGAGTCCTGCGAACCGTTCTGGGCCTGGCCGTTGTGTCGAACCTGGACGTCGGCCTGAATTTTCTGAGCAGCCGGATCAGCTGGCTGACCGGGGAGTCACGGCTGATTGTGATTGGCGTCCTGCTGATGGTGGTCGCCGTCCTCAACGAAAAAGCAACTCGGGACAAAGATCGATCTGCGCTGCTGACATCAGGGCGGGGGCAGAACGGATGA